One region of Salvia miltiorrhiza cultivar Shanhuang (shh) chromosome 3, IMPLAD_Smil_shh, whole genome shotgun sequence genomic DNA includes:
- the LOC131014247 gene encoding vacuolar protein sorting-associated protein 2 homolog 3, with protein MNIFSKKPTTKEAVRESKREMANATRGIEKEINTLQLEEKKLVAEIKRTAKTGNDAATKILARQLIRLRQQIANLQSSRAQMRGIATHTQAMSAQTSVAVGMKGASKAMSAMNKQMAPTKQAKVIQEFQRQSAQMDMTTEMMSDAIDDALDNDEAEDETEELTNQVLDEIGVDVASQLSSAPKGKIAGKSTEDASSSNIDELEKRLAALRNP; from the exons ATGAACATCTTCTCCAAAAAACCTACCACCAAAG AGGCGGTCCGGGAGAGTAAGCGAGAAATGGCCAACGCTACCAGag GCATAGAGAAGGAGATCAACACATTGCAACTAGAG GAAAAGAAGCTTGTTGCTGAGATTAAAAGAACTGCTAAAACAGGGAATGAT GCTGCAACCAAAATTCTTGCACGCCAGTTAATCCGGCTTCGGCAACAAATAGCGAACTTACAAAGTAGTCGAGCTCAGATGAGAGGTATAGCGACTCATACTCAG GCGATGTCTGCACAAACTTCTGTAGCTGTTGGTATGAAGGGTGCCAGTAAAGCTATGTCAGCAATGAATAAG CAAATGGCCCCCACAAAACAGGCGAAGGTGATTCAGGAATTCCAAAGGCAATCAGCACAAATGGATATGACT ACTGAAATGATGTCAGATGCCATTGACGATGCTTTGGATAATGATGAGGCTGAGGATGAGACAGAAGAATTGACAAATCAG GTGCTGGATGAAATTGGCGTTGATGTTGCTTCACAG TTATCATCCGCTCCCAAAGGAAAAATTGCAGGGAAGAGCACTGAGGATGCCAGCAG TTCAAACATTGATGAACTCGAGAAGAGGCTGGCTGCTCTCAGGAATCCTTGA
- the LOC131014249 gene encoding uncharacterized protein LOC131014249, whose translation MKASRSPFPILPKLRFNIQPSCTATAASVIPSPPPTFNFKKEILDISTAAIAQSHPQLLDLAQNGTLVLLTKTQYGPVPPWRSDFVEPHGIWIIGTTHVSQESASHVERVIRAVKPENVVVELCRSRAGIMYIPENGDQNQQLRSSMFSLSGTGFFGAIGRSINLGGQTALALRLLLATFSSKVSSDINRPFGDEFRAARKVAEEIGAQLVLGDRPIEITLERAWCSLKWKEKLSLVSTIIRGMTSSVKPLEEPIGGDSSFELYEQLSLSYPSLLPPLIHERDTFLAWSLKRSKAVNKSENVVGVIGKGHMNGVIYSLVSDTGNLRFKDLAGKRDGGGWAASIARDLFRDTLIGLVLWLIYDHFKSGF comes from the exons ATGAAAGCTTCACGATCTCCATTCCCAATCTTGCCTAAGCTCCGATTCAATATTCAACCATCATGCACGGCGACGGCGGCATCCGTCATCCCTTCCCCACCTCCCACCTTCAACTTCAAGAAGGAGATTCTCGATATCTCCACCGCCGCAATTGCACAATCCCACCCACAATTACTCGATTTGGCTCAAAATGGCACCTTGGTCCTCCTCACCAAAACCCAGTACGGCCCTGTTCCGCCCTGGAGAAGCGACTTTGTGGAGCCCCACGGGATTTGGATTATTGGGACAACGCATGTTTCCCAGGAATCAGCCTCTCATGTTGAAAGGGTGATTCGGGCCGTTAAGCCCGAAAATGTCGTTGTCGAGCTTTGCAGAAGCAG AGCTGGGATCATGTATATTCCTGAGAATGGTGATCAGAATCAGCAACTGCGATCCAGCATGTTCTCTCTCAGTGGAACTGGATTCTTTGGTGCCATTGGGCGAAGCATCAACTTGG GCGGTCAAACTGCTTTAGCATTACGGTTGCTCTTGGCTACTTTCTCTTCTAAAGTATCTTCGGATATCAATCGTCCCTTCGGTGATGAG TTTCGTGCTGCAAGAAAGGTTGCTGAAGAAATTGGCGCGCAGTTAGTCTTGGGAGATCGTCCAATAGAGATAACT CTTGAAAGGGCGTGGTGTTCTCTGAAATGGAAGGAGAAACTAAGCCTCGTCTCCACTATTATTCGTGGAATGACATCGTCTGTCAAGCCACTCGAG GAACCTATCGGTGGTGACAGCAGCTTTGAGCTATACGAGCAGCTGAGTTTGTCATATCCGTCACTGCTGCCTCCTCTCATACACGAGCGAGATACG TTTCTGGCGTGGTCGCTGAAAAGAAGCAAAGCCGTGAACAAGAGCGAGAACGTGGTTGGAGTGATCGGCAAGGGGCACATGAACGGAGTCATATACTCGCTGGTGTCGGACACGGGGAACTTGCGGTTCAAAGACCTTGCCGGGAAGAGAGATGGCGGAGGTTGGGCTGCTTCCATCGCTAGAGACTTGTTTAGAGACACACTTATCGGTCTTGTGCTATGGCTTATATATGACCACTTCAAGTCGGGTTTTTAG
- the LOC131014250 gene encoding 60S ribosomal protein L14-2: MPFKRYVEIGRVALVNYGEDYGKLVVIVDVIDQNRALVDSPDMVRSQMNFKRLSLTDIKIDIKRVPKKKALVAAMEAADVKGKWEKSSWGRKLIVQKRRASLNDFDRFKLMLAKIKKAGVVRQELAKLKKETAS; this comes from the exons ATG CCGTTCAAGAGGTACGTGGAGATCGGAAGGGTAGCCCTCGTTAATTATGGCGAGGACTATGGCAAGCTTGTCGTCATTGTAGATGTCATCGATCAGAACCGG GCCCTTGTCGATTCCCCTGATATGGTACGTAGTCAGATGAACTTCAAGAGACTTTCTCTTACAGACATCAAGATTGACATCAAAAGAGTTCCAAAGAAGAAAGCTCTTGTTGCTGCTATGGAGGCTGCTG ATGTCAAAGGCAAATGGGAAAAGAGCTCATGGGGAAGGAAGCTCATTGTTCAGAAGAGGAGGGCCTCTCTCAATGACTTTGACCGCTTCAAGCTGATGCTTGCCAAAATCAAG AAGGCTGGTGTTGTCAGGCAGGAGCTTGCGAAACTTAAGAAAGAGACCGCATCTTAG